Sequence from the Pseudomonas frederiksbergensis genome:
TACCCGCCACCGGCAAGCCTCGATGCACAGAAGTGGACATGGACCGAACGCATTGCCTGTGGCGCATGGCTGGACGCTCGCGAGACGCGGCTATTGCAACTTGCCCTGGAGGAACTGGACCTCGCCCTGGCCCGCTTGGCCGGCCAGCACGCCCCGATGCAGCGGCGCGGCCGACGCAACCGGGAAGAAATCGAATTTCACCTGAGCGTCACCGCAAGCACTCGCAACGTCTTGAGGCTGATGTACGCCTAAAGCATCACCCTGAACCTGGAGAACATCCATGACCCTGCAAGCCATCGACACCACCAGCGTTGCCTCCACCGCCACCAAACCCGGCGGCAGCCCGCACGCGCGGGCCGAGACCAGCGATGTCAGCTGGTTCAACGCGCAAATGCACGAAAAAACCCCCGTTCCGGACAGCGAAAACAACGTCGCGGCGAGGATCATCGATTCGCTGTCCAGCCGCTCCGGCGAGTTGCAGCGCCTGGAGGACCGCGCCAACCGGGACATGCTCAAGGCCATTCGCACCGCCGATCCCCAGGACATGTTGCAGTCGAACCGATCGCTGTCTTCCTTTCACCTGGAAAGCCTGATGACCGCGAAGATCGTCAGCAAGGGCTCCCAGGCGATCGAGAAGCTCACCAATCTCCAATAAAGGGACGCCAGCCATGTTCGCGCGCGCATTCTCCCCTCTAGTGCTGTGCCTGTTGCTCGCCGGTTGCGACGAAAGGACTGCGCTGCACAGCCACCTTTCCGAGCAGGATGCCAATGAAGTGATCGCCGAGCTGGCGGACAAGAACGTCGAGGCCAGCAAGCAGGTCGACAAGGATGGCTTGACCGTGCTGGTCGAACCGGCCGACATGAACAGCGCCGTGCAAGTGCTGGAAGCGGCCGGGCTACCGCGAAGATCGCGCTCCAGCCTGGGGGAAATCTTCCGCAAGGAAGGCGTGATCTCCACGCCGATGGAAGAGCGTGCCCGCTACATCTACGCATTGTCCCAGGAGCTCGAATCGACGCTGTCGCAAATCGACGGCGTGGTGCTCGCACGGGTCCATGTGGTCCTTCCGGAACGGGTCGCGCCAGGCGAGCCGGTGCAGCCGGCATCGGCCTCGGTATTCATCAAGCACACCAGCGCGCTCGATCCCGACAGCATCACGCCGCGAGTGCGCAACCTGGTCGCCAGCGGGATTCCTGGCATGGCCGACGCCGCCCAGAACCCGGCCAAGCTGTCGGTGGTCTTCGTGCCCGCCGCGGCTTATCAGGAACGGCGCAAGATGGCCTATTTCGGTCCGTTCCTGATGCAGGCCGATGACATCGGCTACTGGAGGGGCATGACCGTGGCGGCCGGCATCACGTTGTTCGCACTTCTGGCGGGCGCCATGTACAGCCTCTACCGGTTGTGGCGCAACGGCGTGCTGGTGCTGCCGCGCTTTTTCGATCGCAAGACCGGAACGCCGACGCCGCAACCGAGCGGTGCAACACCGTCGCTGTTTGCGGTAAAGAACCCGGGAGCCAAGCCTGACAGCAAGGGGACGGCAGCATGAAAACGGCGCTCGATTGGGTTCGCTGGTGGAGCCACGCGTGGCGCGAAGCCGACCCAGACTGGTATCCGCCAGCGCTTCGCCTGTTGACCGCAGCACAAATGGACGCCTTGGCGCGAGGGCACCATGCTGCACTGGCGCGCAGTTTCGGCATCACGCCCTGCATGCCGCCGCAGCCCAGCCCTTCGGTGCTGTCGCTATGCTGCGGCACGCCCCGAACCGTGCACCTTGCTTGCCAATTGGTGGCGAACACGTGCTCGCCGTCAACGGCATCCGATGAGCTTTGCCCACAGGACCGAGCCTGGTGCGAGCGCACCGCCAAGGCGCTGCGTCCCGGCCATTGGCTTGAACAAGGCCAGGATTCGCTCGCGCTGCTGCGCGCCTGGCTGGGAGAACGGACGTGGGAGCGGGCGCGCCTGGCCTTCCCTCGCAGCAGGATTATCGCCCTCCAATCGCAACCCTCCCCGCAGGCGCCTGGCGCCAAGCTCAATACGCTCTGGCAATCCGCCTGCTGGAAAGCCGAGCAAAGCCTGGCGCCCTCCACCACCCCAACGGAGACTCACGATGCTCGCCCGGCGCTCGCTTGAACTACGCCCCGACGGTCAAGGCCTGCAACAGTCCTACATCCCTCGAGAAACCCTGGCCGACTGCGGCCGGGCACAGGTTGTGCTCGAACAAGCCCAGGCCCAGGCCGCACAGCTGATTGCGCGCGCCGCCGAACAGGCCGACGCAGCAGTGATCGAGGCGCAAGCACAGTTCTGGAAGAAAGCCGAAACCGTGCTCGCCGCCTGGGAAACCCAGCGCCAGGCCATGTGGGAACGGATCGAGACCAGCGCCGCGCAGCTGGTCAACGAGGCCCTGGGGACGCTTCTGGAGGAGATTCCAGCGCAGTCACGCATCGATGCGCTCGTGCGTCAGCTTGCGACGCGCCAGGACGACCCCATCGAAGCCACCCTTCGCTGCCACCCCGCAGACCTGCCTCGCTTGACGCAAAGCTTGGGCACGGCTGGCGAACGTCCTTGGACGCCCATGGCGGACGCCAACATGGATGTTCACCAGCTGAGGCTGGAAACGCCAGGAGGTACGTTCCTGCTCGACTGGGAAACAGCCGTCGAGGCCTTGCGCCTGCCTGAATCGCAGCAATAGCACCAAGATCCCGTGGCGAGGGAGCTTGCTCACTCGCCACGGGGGATTGCGCGCCCCTGAAGAACCGCGCGTCTCCCCTCCCGTTTCTTTTTCCTCACTTTTCGCGGAACCGCCACTGGCGTAACCACCACTCATCCGGTGAATACGTCTACCTCGGAGGAACCGTCCATGTCTTCTATCGATGCCATCCAGCGCCGCCTCGACACCTATTTCCAGCGCGCGACCGATAACGTCAACAACGCGGCAATCAACGCCGCGCAGAGCCAATCACTCGACGATATGCATTCGTTCGTGACCAGCATGAACGGCATGTCGGTGGCGGTGAACGCGGCGACTCAACAAACCGCCGCCCACCACAATCTCGCCAAGGCGATCATCGATGCAATGCCATGAGCTGCGCTCACAGCTCGCCCGCTGGAGCGCCAGCGTCGATGGCCCGGAGCATTTCGCCGTCGTCGTCGACGATGGCGAAGCAGCTTTCGACAAGCTTGAGGACGGCCTGCTGGTATCGGTCGAGTTGAACGCCCCGCAAAGCAACGAAGCCTCCCTGGAGGACATTTTGCGACTGGCGCAACCAAGCCTCTCGCGATTTCCCGGAGCGCTGGCCCGCTCGCCCCAGGACGAGCGGTTATGGCTACTGGCGCACCTGCCGCCGGACGCCCACGTCGACGACCTGGTCGAAGTGCTCGAAGCCCTGCTCAACCAGCGGGATACCTGGCAATCGATTCTCCATAAAGAACAACGTGCCGTGGCGCGACGCCCCTCGCACTTTCACTTGCTCGGAACAGGAATCCGCCATGCCTAACAGGTGGCTTGCACCGTACTGCTCGATGGCCTCAGGCAAGGTGAGCCTTGGCCGGTCGATCGCGCATCGCTGGACCAAAACCTCGCTGCTCGCGCTGGCGCTGGCTGCTGCCCTAGGCGCAGGCATGCCGGTCGAGGCGGCGGTCCCGACCGACTGGAAGAACACGCCATACGCCTACGACGCGCAGAACACGCCGTTGCCCAAGGTCCTCGGCGACTTTGCCAATACCTTCGGCGTGCAACTGGTGCTCGACGGTACGGTGAAGGGCACTGTCGATGGCCGGATGCGCGCCGACAGCCCCCAGGCGTTCCTCGATCGGCTCGGCCTGGAAAACCGTTTCCAATGGTTCATATACGGCAACACCATGTACGTCAGCCCACTGCAAAACCAGACCTCAAAGCGCCTGGAAGTGTCCGCCGACGCGGCACCGGACATGAAACAAGCCCTGACCGACATCGGTCTGCTCGACTCACGTTTCGGTTGGGGCGAGTTGCCCGACGAAGGTGTGGTGCTGGTCTCCGGCCCGGAACGCTACGTACGCCTGGTGGCGCGATTTGCCGAAGCGCGCAAGACGCCTGAAGAAAAGCAGGAAGTGATCAGCTTCCCGCTGCGTTATGCCACTGCCGCCGACCGCAGCGTCAATTACCGCGGCGATACGCTGGTGATCCCCGGGGTCGCGACTATCCTCAAAGGCCTGCTGGAAAGCCGCAGCGCGGTTTCGGGGGGAATGCAGGCCACTTCGCCGCAAGGCGCGTTCCAGAACATGCAGGCCCAGCAGTCCATGAGCATGGGCAACATCGAGCAGTTGGCGTTGAACGGCATGGGACGGCCGAACACCAATCGCGTACAACCGGGAGGGAACACGAGTTCCGGCGGCCGGGGGCGGATCCGCGTCGAAGCCGATGTGCGCAACAATGCGGTGCTCATCTACGACTCACCCAAACGGCGGGAGATCTACACACCGCTGATTCGTGATGTCGACGTCCCACGCAAACTCGTCGAGATCGATGCAATCATCCTCGACATCGACCGCACCCAACTGGCCGAGCTCGCCTCCAACTGGAACGTCGAGAGCGGCGACCTGATCGGCGGCGCCTCGATGATTCGTCCTGGCGCCAGCTCGACGGTGTTCATCCAGGACTACGGCGACTTCTCCGCACAATTGCGAGCCCTGGAAGGTCGTGGCCTGGCCTCGGTGGTGGCGAACCCATCGGTGCTGACCCTGGAAAACCAACCGGCGGTCATCGACTTCAGCCGGACCGAATACATCTCCGCCATCGGCGAACGCGTGGCCACCGTCGAGCCCATCACGGCGGGCACCAGCCTGCAGGTCGTGCCCCACACCATCGAGACTGGCGGTCGCAATCAGATCCAGATGTTCCTGGACATCGAAGACGGCCGCATCGAACCCTCGGAGGTCGGCCAGCAGACCCCCAGCGTACGCCGCGGCGTGGTCAGCACCCAAGCGGTGATGGGTGAAAGCCGCTCGTTGGTGGTGGGCGGTTTTCATACCGAGGAAACCGGCGACAACCTTGAGCGAGTGCCGTGGCTGGGGCGCATCCCGCTGATCGGGCCGCTGCTGTTCTCGTCAACCACGCGCGAGACCAGCCGCCGCGAACGGGTATTCATCCTGACGCCCCGCCTGATCGGCGACCAGGTCGACCCGGCGCGCTACATCTCCGCGCTCGACCGCGAACAGGTGGACAGCGCCATGGCGCGCCTGGAAGAACGGCGCAACGGCACCCGCCCCATCGGTCGCGTCGAGGTCAGCGATGTCTTGGCGCAACTGGCCGATGGCAACATTCCGGCGACGTTCAAGCAGGCCACCTCGATTCCTTACTCACCCGACACCCTGTGCGCGTTGCAACCGGGCTTGTCCCTGGATGCCGGCCGCGCCCAATGGTTCGCCGGCCCGGACTACGGCATCGCCGTGGGCGTGGTACGCAATGACGGCGACCGGCGGTTGCGCTTCGACGAAGCGAGCTGCAGCACCCGCTGGACCCTGGCGAGTTCCGCCTGGCCGAAGGTGTGGCTCGAGCCCGGTGAAGAAACGGAAGTGTTCGTCGTCATGAAACAACCCAAGCGCACGCCAGGCGGCGGACGCGCTTCCCTCTTGCAAACCAGTGCGAGGACCGCGCCATGAGTCGCACGCTGAAGCTGCTTGTCTTGTTGCTGAGCCTGCCGGTATTCGCCGGCTGTGCAAACCGCTGGGGCTGCGAGGGCGATGCCTGTGACCGCGCCGAACCCGATACCGGCCGCCTGGTGATCTGGTGGTCGCCGGGCATGCGCGGTGGCCTGGGCTCCCCCGAACACCCGCTCGACCACACGGTCGTTCCACTGGAGAACTGAAACGGTATGTCTTTTTCGGTACACAGCGTAAGCACGCGCCAGGCTTTTCAGAAAAACATCATCGCCGGCATCGCGACGTATTGGGAAATAGCCCCGGGCATCGAGTTTTGCTTGCGACGCGAGCCCCACAGCGTGGGGCTCGCCTTGCAGGTACAAAGCCAGGCACTGGGCGTCAATCAACTCCAGCGCGCGCTCGAACGCCGCTTCGCCCAGCCGAGTGACTATGCGCAGCTGTTCCTGTTTCTCGATCCGCAGCGGGCATTGGTGGTCTGGCAAGCGCTGCCCGAGGCGCCGATATCCTCGGAACTGCTCGATGAGATCCAGTCCAGGCAGTTATCGCTGCTGGGCCTGGAGGACCTTGACGACTATTGCGTCACTTATTAAGGGAGGCTTCATAATGGCCACACCGCTCGCCCAACGCCTGATCGCGGCGCTGGCGGAACATCTGCATACCGATCTTCAGCTGGAGGGCGGCGTGTGCGCACTGTACGACACGAACAATCGCGAGGCCGTGATCATCGAGCTGCCTGATCACGGCGACGTCGCCATCCTGCATTGTTCGATCGAGGTGCCCCTGCACATGCCCGGCCTGCACAAGCGCTTGCTGGAACTCAACTTTCGCCTGGACTTGCTCGCCGGCAGTTGGCTGGCCCTGGACGACCAGGGCAGCGTTCGCTTGTGTGCCCACTGCCCGTTGTCGATGCTGGATGAAGCGCAGTTCTGCCATTGGATCGTGGGCTTCATCGCGCAGGTCGGCGAGGTGCGTACACGCTTGGTAGCGTCCGCAACGCCAACGGCTTCACGTCCAGCCTCGCTCAATGCGAGCCGCCCGCGACTGGTCTAGACAGAACGTGGCGAGGGATTTATCCCTCGCCACGGGTTGTTCCTGCAAAGTGATCACGAATCCTACCGAAGCTTCATCGCCTCGCCACCCTCCTGCATGACTTTACGTGCGGTGTCCATGAAGCCCTTGGTGACCTCCGTCACCGTATCGCTCATCAGCTTGGCCATGTCGGCGGAGCTTTTGACCAGCACCATGGCGCTCTGGCGCTCCTCCATTTGCATTTGCATGTCGAACTGCCTTTCCATCAATTGCCTTTGACGGGTCTCCATTTCATTCATGAACGAGTCGGGCGTGCGAGGTGCCGGCGTTGAGCTGGACCCTTGCGTGTCATCCAGCGGCCGATCCTCGGCCCTTGCCGTGCGGTTCGCGCCCCGGGTGCGGGGCCGGCCACGTTGATGCACCGCAGGGGGCATCGACGACGAACGCCCTCGCTCGTGCAGGCTTTGGGTGCCGGTGCGCTGCTGGGCCTCGCGAGGCTGCTGGCTCAGCGAGGGTGAGCGCGATGAGTGCAAGCCTTCGGTGCCATGCAGGGCACCGGTGCTCCTTATGGATAGCGGATTGGGTTCAGGCATGGGAAATCTCCACGAGTCGATGGGCGTGCAAGGTGCACTGTCGGCAAGCAGGCATCGCTCGGGCGAGCCTCGCTCCCTAGCTGAGTGGTATCTCCCGGTGCGGCGGTTCCATCGTTCTCAGCGCAGGTTCAGTTCGGGGATTTCGATCACGTCGCCCTTGGCTTCGTCATCCAGCTCGCGCAGCACCCGATAGATGTGCGCAACGGCCTGGAGCGTCTCCCTCGGGATGTAACCACCAACGTCTTCGCGGTAAATCGTCCGCGCCAGCCAGATACATTGGATGACCGGGATCCGCGCCGCCTTCGCCCGCTCGATCAGCGCGCGGGCATCGGCGTCGACCCCTTTGGTGATCAACTGCGGCAACGGTGTTTCTTCCGGTCGGTAGAGCAGTGCGACGGCGAAGTGAGTGGGGTTGACCACCACCACGTCGGCCTCCTCCACCGGCTTGGTTTCCTTGCCGGCGGGTTGGTCGATCAATTGCCGGGCCAGGCTGCGGCGGTGCATCTTGACGTGGGGGTCGCCCTCCATTTCCTTGAACTCCTTGCGCACCTCTTCCTCGCTCATGCGCAAGCGCTTGGCGAAGAAATACTTCTGCAAGCCGAAATCGAGAATCGCCAACACCAGCAACACGCCCAGGCAGATGTGCATGATGTGCCGGAACAAGCCGGCAAGCCCGCGCCAATAGCTGTCGAGGTCTCCATTGACCAGACTGATCAACGACCCGAGGGCAGGCATCGTCACCAGGTACAACACACTGGCAATGAACACCGCCTTGACCAGCCCCATGAACAGCTGGATCAGCGCCTGGGCGGAAAACATCTGCTGGGCCTGGTTCAACGGATTCAAGCGATTCGGATCGGGCTGGAGGGCCTCGGGTGCGAACAGGAAGCCGAACTGCACCCAACCGGCGATCAGGCGCGTGGCAATGGCCAGCCCCACGGTCATCAAGGTAAAACTCAGTAGCACGCCGCCGGCATGGGCCAGGGTTTCCTCGAAGGCGCGGACAAAGTCGCCATCGAGCCGGTGCAGCGGGAACGCGACCATGTCGCCCAGCGCCTGCATGCTGTTATCGGCCTGGGTCAATGCCACTTCGGTGACAGCCGTGAGCACAAGCAGGCTGCTCAGGTCCTGGCTCTGGCCGACCTGGCCTTTCTTGCGTGCGTCGCGGATTTTTTTCGGCGTCGCCTGCTTGGTCTTTTCGCCGCTGTCTTCGCTCATGTACGAGCCCCTCCTTCAGGGCGCCGGCACTAACAGATGCAGCAGATGACGGATCTCTGCATATCGGCTGAGACGGCCGGTCATCGCGTCCCACAGCGTGGGCAGGTAGAACAGCAGGAAGCCCAGGCCGACCAGGCTCTTGGCCGGCATGGCGAGGACGAACACCTGCAATTGCGGGCTGTACAGGCTCAGCAGGGCCAGGGCGAATTCCACCAGCAACAGCAAGCCGATGAAGGGCGCTGCGTAGAGCATCATGTGCATGAACATCTCGCCAAGCAGCCCGAGAAACACGCCGAAGCCATCCGCGCCGGGCAACGGAAACCAGACCGTGGGCGACCACACCAGGTAGCTGTCCCAGATCACCTGGGTCAGCGTGCCGATGCCGAGAGTGGCGACCAGCAACAGGATGGTCATTTCCTTGAACAGATGGCCCAAGGGCGTCGTGTCGGTGCCAAGTGCAGGGTTCAATTGCCCGCCGATGAGCGCGCCACGCTGGTTGTCGAGCAAGGCCCCCACCGATTCGTAGAGCCAGAACGGCATCGCCAGCAGCACGCCCAGCAGCAGGCCCAGCAAGACCTCCTTGAACATCAGCCCGCCCAGGGTCAGCCAGTTGGCCTGGGCATCCATCAACGCCTGGCGAATACCCGGTGCGGGCAGCATGCCCAGGGCAAACACCACGGCGTGGCGTGGCAAGCCTCGCAGGTGCTGGAAGCAGAACACCGGGACCAGGTACGCCACCGGATAAATGCGCGCCATGCCGAGGGCGATCGACAGCAGCAAGTCGAAATAGGGAACGAACGCCTGGGCCGTCATCAGGTGCTGGCCATCAGTTCAAATGCCCGGCGTAGCAGCCCCAGCAACTCGCCGCCGATCCAGCGACCGGTAAACAGCAAGGTCAACCCCACTGCCACCAGCTTGATACCGAAGGGCAAGGTCTGGTCCTGGATCTGCATCAAGGCCTGCACCAGGGAAGTCAGCACGCCGACGATCACCGCCACGATCAAGGGCGGTGCGGAAAGCAGGACCACCAGCAACATGCCCTCCTTGAACAACGTCAGCGCGTCCATCGCGGGCCCTCAGAGATAGGAGTAGAAAAGACTGTCGAGCAGTTGCGTCCAACCCTGCACGAGGACGAACACCAACAGCTTGAGCGGCAGCGAGATGGTCATCGGCGCGACCATCTGCATGCCCAGCGCGAGCAGCAGGTTGGACACGATGAGGTCGATGACGATGAAGGGGATATAGATCAGGAATCCCATCTGGAAGCCTGCTTCGAGCTCCGACAACATGAAGGCCGGGATCAGCAGCATCAGGTCGTCGCGACTGGCTTGCTCGGCACGCTCCTTGGGCCACATGCGCTGGGTGTTTTCCAGCAGGTGGGCGAGGATGTCCGGGTTGGTGTTGCGCGACATGAAGGCCTGCAACGGCTTTACCGCGTTCAAGGCAGAACCTTGCAGTGCCTCGGTGTTGCTGAAATCCAGGGGTCGCTCCTTCAGCTCTTCGGCGATGTCATGGCCGACCGGCGCCATGATGAACAGTGTCGCGGCCAACGCAATGGCATACAGCGCCATGTTCGGCGGCACCTGCTGCACACCGATGGCGTTGCGGGTGATGGTCAGCACGATGGCGATCTTGAGGAAGGCGCTGCAAATGATCAGCAGCAGGGGAACCAACGAAATCCCGCCGATGAACAGCGCCAGCAGAAAGGGGTCGACCCCCTGGAAGCTCATCCAGCCACATCCACGCGGGTGATTTGCAGGCCGAGCCGGCCATCCACGTCCACCAATTCGCCATGGGCCAGGGCACGTTCGCCATGGAACAACGCCGCCGTGCCCGGCGCCACGCCTTGGACCTGAAGCACCGAACCGGGGGCCAGGTTGCGCAGCTCGCCCAGGGCCAGGCTCAAGCGGCCACAACGTATCGTCAGTGCCACGGGCAGGTCATCGAAGCGCTCGCCGACGGCGGCCGGCTGGTAGCCCGGCGTATCGGCGTCTTGCGCGTGCGCATCGCCAGGCAATGGGTAATCAGCCGCCATGGGCGCTTCGGCGTCGGGTTCGTAGCCGGTGGTGTCGTCCCACTCGGGCGTCAGGATGTCGGTGTCGGCGGTGGTGCTCATATCGGTTTCCTCCAAGGCGAGCAAGGTCAGGCGCAACGGTGCGGCACGATCATCGACCCGCACCTGCAAACAATGCCGGCCCAGGCGAATCAGCCCCTGACCGGATGAATCGAACAGCGCGGATTCCGGCACCAGCACGTCACCGGGGCGCAGCGCAGCCAAGTGCCCGGCAGCCAACACCAGGTGTCCGAGCGGCAGCGGGACATCCAGCAGAACATCCTCGCGCCAGGGCGCCAGCCGCCGCTGCCAGGGCGCGGCGCGGAGCAACCCCAGCAGGGTTGCCCCGCCGATGTGCAGCTGGTTCGTGACATGCGCCGCGCCCAGCTGAACGTCGATCCTGCAGGCAATGCCCTCGGCCACCGGTGCGGCGAGCGGCCGGAGAAAACCGAATGCCTGGCGCAAGGGCTCGCTCAGGGTTTGCTGGAACAGCGCCCAGAACCAGGCGTCATCCGAACCCGGCTCGGCAGGCATGACCACCGGGCATTCTCCGAACAAGCTGAGTAGCGGGCCGGGCTCGTCGAGGGCCAGGACACCATGGGCGCACGCCAGCCCATACGGCGCACTTCCCCCGACGCCGCTGCCCAGGGTCAGTTGCACAAGACCTGCTTCACCGGCCACCTGAAAGGGCAAACTGACGCCAGTTCCCAATAGCTGCCGGGCGACGGCGTCGTCGCCGCTCATCGTTGGCAACGCCAATGCCTGTACGCTCATGTCACGCTCGCCTCGTCTTCGTCGGTAACACGTACCGTCACCGGTTGGCCCAGGCTCTGGGCCAAAGCTTCTTCAAGGCGTCCGGATCGACTCGACAGCCGCGCATGCGCGCCTTCGGTTTCGCCGCTCAGGCCGATGTCCCAGCCGGACGCCCCGCCCAACCGCTGCGCAGAGACCCTGATGCGCCCCAGATGGGGAAGGTGCAGCAGCAGGTCCAGTTGCTGGTCGACCGTCGCTCGCAGCCGTGGCGACAGTTGGTCGACAAAGGCTTCCACTTCGCCGCTGTCCTGGCCCACCAGCCCCGACAGGGAACCGGTGCCGGCGGTGTCGTCCTCACAGCCGCCTTGTGGCGCATCGACCCACTGGCGGAACCAGTAGCCATCGCTGCGCTCCGCCACGGGTTCCGGGTCGCGCCCGGTTGCAGGCGCAGGCTCGCGCACCGCCGGACGACTGGCCTGGCTCACATGGGCCGGCAATTGTTCATACGCTCGAGGGGCGTGACGAACGGGTGGCGCGAGAGAGGATGTCGATTCACCGCGCAGGGTGCGTTCATTCATCACTGGGATCCTCCACCAGGTAATCCATCATGGCGCTGAGCTTTTCCAGGTCGCGCCTACGCCTTTGCAACCGCTGCCGGGCGGCTTCGGTGCTGCGCGCCTGTTGCGCCTGTTCCTCGTCGAGCGCCTGCAAGGCCTGCGCTTGCTCGGCCAGTTCGCCGATCAGGCGCCGTTCCTCGGTGCTCCAGGCATTGAGCTCACACACACTCAGCGCACGGCCGCGGTGCTCGCCGTACAACGCCTCGCGCTGCGTCACCTGCTGTTCGCTCGCGGCCTGCCAGCGCACCTGCGCGGCGGCGACCGCTGCTTCACGCTCGCGCAACAGGTCGCGCTGTTGCCGCCAGGCCCGTTCGGCTTGCGCTTCGCGGTGCCGACGCACCGGCGCCAGGGCGTCCAGATCAGCCCGGGACATAAGCGGTCAACTGCTGGAGATGGGCGAACGTCGCCGCAAACGGCTCCGGCTCGCGCAGGTCCTGGCGCAGGAATGCGTCCAAGGCGCTGCGC
This genomic interval carries:
- the sctR gene encoding type III secretion system export apparatus subunit SctR — translated: MSFQGVDPFLLALFIGGISLVPLLLIICSAFLKIAIVLTITRNAIGVQQVPPNMALYAIALAATLFIMAPVGHDIAEELKERPLDFSNTEALQGSALNAVKPLQAFMSRNTNPDILAHLLENTQRMWPKERAEQASRDDLMLLIPAFMLSELEAGFQMGFLIYIPFIVIDLIVSNLLLALGMQMVAPMTISLPLKLLVFVLVQGWTQLLDSLFYSYL
- the sctQ gene encoding type III secretion system cytoplasmic ring protein SctQ is translated as MSVQALALPTMSGDDAVARQLLGTGVSLPFQVAGEAGLVQLTLGSGVGGSAPYGLACAHGVLALDEPGPLLSLFGECPVVMPAEPGSDDAWFWALFQQTLSEPLRQAFGFLRPLAAPVAEGIACRIDVQLGAAHVTNQLHIGGATLLGLLRAAPWQRRLAPWREDVLLDVPLPLGHLVLAAGHLAALRPGDVLVPESALFDSSGQGLIRLGRHCLQVRVDDRAAPLRLTLLALEETDMSTTADTDILTPEWDDTTGYEPDAEAPMAADYPLPGDAHAQDADTPGYQPAAVGERFDDLPVALTIRCGRLSLALGELRNLAPGSVLQVQGVAPGTAALFHGERALAHGELVDVDGRLGLQITRVDVAG
- a CDS encoding type III secretion system HrpP C-terminal domain-containing protein, which produces MNERTLRGESTSSLAPPVRHAPRAYEQLPAHVSQASRPAVREPAPATGRDPEPVAERSDGYWFRQWVDAPQGGCEDDTAGTGSLSGLVGQDSGEVEAFVDQLSPRLRATVDQQLDLLLHLPHLGRIRVSAQRLGGASGWDIGLSGETEGAHARLSSRSGRLEEALAQSLGQPVTVRVTDEDEASVT